The following coding sequences are from one Triticum aestivum cultivar Chinese Spring chromosome 5A, IWGSC CS RefSeq v2.1, whole genome shotgun sequence window:
- the LOC123108035 gene encoding pathogenesis-related protein 1-like codes for MEYSPKLAVLLLLALASAMAVMAQNSQKDFVDVHNAARADVGVREVTWDDTVAAYAQSYAEQCRGDCKLIHTSPGGRYGENLYGGDGFGTKWTAADAVSSWAKEKQDYDHGSNTCSAICGHYTQVVWRNSTAIGCARAVCASGNGVFIICSYSPPGNYPRVSPY; via the coding sequence atggaGTACTCGCCGAAGCTGGCAGTGCTGCTGCTCTTAGCTCTTGCGTCCGCCATGGCAGTCATGGCCCAGAACTCGCAGAAGGACTTTGTAGATGTCCACAACGCTGCGCGCGCCGACGTGGGCGTCAGGGAGGTGACGTGGGATGATACGGTGGCGGCCTACGCACAGTCCTACGCGGAGCAGTGCCGCGGCGACTGTAAGCTGATACATACTTCGCCGGGCGGTCGGTACGGAGAGAACCTCTACGGAGGCGACGGCTTTGGGACcaagtggacggcggcggacgcCGTGTCATCGTGGGCGAAAGAGAAGCAGGACTACGACCACGGCAGCAACACCTGCTCTGCGATTTGCGGGCACTACACGCAGGTGGTGTGGCGCAACTCGACGGCCATCGGCTGCGCCCGCGCCGTCTGCGCCAGCGGCAACGGCGTGTTCATCATCTGCAGCTACAGCCCGCCGGGTAACTACCCCAGGGTGAGCCCATACTAG